GTTGTCATATTCTCAGCACCAGGCTTCTTAGCAAGCGCAGAACCAATATCATTTAATACCCTGTCCCATTCACATTTTGCGTGCTGATCAGCTAACATGCTAGATATAGCAATAATTGCCAAAGGCAGACCATCACATTTTCTTAATATCTCATCTGGAACGCTGCCCAAATGAGTAAAGCTTATGTTTTCAGAACCAAATGCTCTTTTAAAAAGCAACCTTCTGGAGTCATCAAAACTCAGAGGCTTCATTTTATAAACATTATTGCTTTCGGAAGACAAGCATGATGCAACTGCAATGCTACGTGTCGTAGTGATTATTCTGCTCCCGCAATTTTCATTCACTAATGGAAGCTTGATGGTTTCCCATGGTTTTCCGTCCCATACATCATCAACTACAAGAAGGTACCTGCAAATGATTTTAACAAAGATGCAATTAGTGTTGAAAGCATGAAAGGTTAGAATTGTACGTGTCAGTAGCATTAAATGTGGCATGGTAAGGAAATGCTAAGATGTTGAAGCATGATGATATCTAGGAACCGGAAAATTGAAAACTAGTTATTATACCCTAACATGTGTAAACACAACATTTCAGCTTTCGCAAACAATATCTTTATGAATTCTTTGATCATCAATGCAAAACGTATTAGAACTGAAAAGGATGGCCGCTGCCGCTGACTAACATTTCAACTTTTGCAAACAACATCTTCATGCCGCTGGTGACACTGGTGCTAGGCACCTTGCATGTGGGTTCTGAAAATTAAAGAGAAGCAGAAGAAAACTGTGTGTACAATCTTTTTAGCTCTTAAGTTCGAATACCCATCTTATTAGGAATGGGTCTGCCACTGCTTGGAAAGTGCAGATAGCTAGATTGGTGCATAGACCAAGGTGTAAGTGTTACAAAAAAACTCTAGTGACTAATCCTTGTTGGATTCCATAGTACAAATACTGAAGCTCACTCACATCATTAAATCATCAGTAGAAATGTGGAATTGTTGTAATAGGATCACAATTATTTCCTCAGCGGACATGATTTTGAGAAACAAGGCTTGTCAAACAATAAATCGATAAAACTGGATGTTGGAATTATTTTTTCTAGGAATAAACAACAAATAATTATGACTGAATGTGTAGAAATGTATACTTCAGTAGTTGCTCCATGAACtaacaaaagaaggaaaataTATACTTAGGAAACCATGCAAATTACAAATAATTAATGGATCGCTGTATGAGATTCTTATATTGGAATAAAGAGTAGCACTCGCATTTCCTTTTATGgttatttcttcttctttttttgataGGACACGATGACCGACCTTACCTTTTATTCATGAGATGTTCCCTCAGTTTATTAATGAGTTGCTGCTCATCATAATCCAGTGTATTATCAGTGATCCCGAGTCCTTTAGCCATATCTCTTAGAATCTTCTTGACGTCAGGATTTCGAGAAACTGACACAAACGCCGCACAGGAAAACTGGCTTTTAACACTTTGGTAGACTTGATTTGCAAGAGTAGTCTTACCAATACCTCCACAACCAACAAGTGATAGCACTTTAAGTTCTTTTGAAGAATCTTTCGTTTCTGCGGTTAACCACTCAATGATATCCATTTTTGGACCATCAATGCCGACAAGCTTATCTATCTCCACATAGAGCGCTGGCAGCCGTGGGTCAACAACAGAAGTATTAGTTATGGAAGTCgcctcaaaaaaattatacctcTTGCGCCTCTCGCTTGCCTCTATTACACAtgccttgtgttcttcgatCTCATTTGCGATCTCATGGCGTTCCTTTAGTTTCTTCAACTTTCTGAAAAACCGCTTGATGAAGCCCGAAGGCACATCACGCTCATTGTCAACGCGAACCATGAAGGCATCAACGCAATCTTCCAAGTCATAGGCTAGCTCGCGTAGCTTGTCCCTCCAGTCTCTCATTTGTGGGTTGAGTTGCTCTACGTCGGCGAGCATTTGGAGTGTGGCATTCATGGCGCTCAGCTCATCTCTCAGGAACCTGATCTGCTTGCCCACACCTTTGACCTTGACACACTCATGTTCCAACAGCTTGGTAAGCTTGGACAGGAGTGGTTTCATCACCCCTGTGGAGGCACTCACAAGAGCAGCCTCCATTTGCCTGCCACCAATGAGCTCTCTGTAGCTATGCCCTTGAGACGTGTGTGCACGAGCGGCGATGGCATAGCTTGGGAGCAGGAGGCCGTCAAGGTGCTTGAAGCTCAGGGTTGGAGATGGCGCTTGGTTTATTTGGCATTCTTGCGGGAAAAGCACAGAAGCACAAGATGGAGATGGAAATGTGGAATAGTGAGCGAGTTTGGCAATGATAGTGGAGTTGGGGGAACACAGAAGCACAAGAGCAGCAGGGGATTTATGAATAGAACATCTCTTGACCAGTGTTCACCAGGACACCAACGATTTCTACAGCCTTCACTGGAGCAAAAACACAGGATGAAAACTTATCATGGCTTGGCTTAGTGTGTTTTCTCTGAGAAGCATCTCCTTTTGCAAAAGCTGATAGGACAAAAGGTACTGTGATGCCATTATTTTGCCTCCTAGTGTGCGCTTGCTTTGGCGTCAGAAAGATTCCTAGCTGTTTCCAATTAAAGAGATATCCTTTCGCCTTTTGATCTTGACTCCACGACTCCGTGTCGGCCAAGTCGCCCCACACGTCAATGTTGAAAGGAATTTGGTGTAGttttcaaaaagaaaggaaTTTGGTATCATGGAAGTTTCTTCAAGCTCTGGTTTATCAATAATTCCTACCTACACTAGTGGAAATCATGCTTGCATGATGCATATAGTCCCGGTTGTGAACGAGCTAGTCCCGGCAACCCAGCCAGGACTACGCCTGCCGGACTAATGAGGGCCTTTAGTTCCGGCTCGTAACACAACTGAGACTAAAAGTCCTCCATCCCCACgttaaagttttttttcttttctattttcttctacTTTTTATTTTCTATTCTATTCAATTATTTTTCATTTGAAAGAGGTTTTCTTATGTGTATTATACGATGATATATATTGTACGTCAACattatctatatctatacctatttctaaaacGAGTAGGTAATCATTTGCGAGTTCTGCCTATTGGTTTCGTCCGTCAGCCTCCCACCCCGTACCGCGTACACGGTTTTTTATTTCTAAAGCGAGTAAGTAATCCTTTGCGAGTTCTGCCTATTGGTTTCGTCCGTCAGCCTCCCACCTCGTACCGCAtacacagttttttttttctgtccgTTTCTCCTTACAAAGGAGGCCGGGAAGGATCGAGGGGACGAGACGAGGTGGACGTGAATAAATTGATGGTGGTAGAGATGGAGAGAAGGTGGACGGTGCGAAGCAGCGAGGTTGGAGGGCCAGCTGTGTCATTCTCTCTCACTTTCGGCGACCAAGAGGCAGTAGCGGGGATGGCCAACGAAGATACCAGCGCGGGAGTCCCACCGGCCGCACGAGCTCCGTTGGCGAGGTCCGCTAGCAGAAAGTTCGCTCGCCGCCCAACGTGCCACCGCTTGAAGCGCTCCTGCATGCGTTGCTCCAGCTCGACGAGATGCGAAGGAAAGAGTAAAAGAATAAACGGATTGGTGCTGGTTGAAGGTAGATAAGGTCCCTCGTGGAGCCCACCATGCGGAAGCAACAGCATGCACGATGTAGGTTATCTCACTCTGTGCTCATTCATTCATCTTGGCCCTGGTCGTCCTGgatatcaaatatattttcttgCCGTTACTGAATATATTAATTAGAGTCCTTGACCGACACCAAGACGAGCTAAAAACTCACAAAATTTTCCTCTGAAACAAAATTTCCTCTGAAAGAAAATATAATTAAGTTTGATTTCTTCTCCAGCTTTTCCGCACACAAAAGTTTCGGTTGACTCCATTCTTTCACTAACAAATTGGGATTACAAGGCTAGAAGAGTTTGACTATTGGTCACTGAATTCAAGAGAAAGCAGGACGCACGTGGAAAAAGAGAATATAAAAGTTGTATAGGGTAACTATATTTTTAGATATTTTTATGCACGTGATCGTGAAACTACAGTTATCACTCTTTTAATTATGTAACTAAAAAATAGCATAAATATTGCATAAAATTATGTTTATCGTGAAAGTGTGATAATACATATTTGGTCTttgcccgtagcaacgcacgggcatattTGCTAGTTATATATAATATAAGTAGGAGCATATATGTACACACACAATTTAGTCATATATCTTAAAAAATGTATAACACTATACATATAAAATGGGAACATGAGTGCTTGCTTGCATTATATATCTTACAAAATAGATAAAACTATTTCAATCCATGGCCATTCACCAACCATAAAATTCTCCTTTTGGATTTATAACCTCGTCCCAAAAAAATCCCGCCAATTAGTGCTCTTGAATTGCTTGTATGCGTTCCTTTTTCTAGGAGTCCTACGTCCAATCGATCTTTGAAAAAAGAGAATACGAATATATGAGTTGTAGTATATATATCAAATCATCATCAGTTAAATTAAATTTGTGAATAAAACTCAACTCAAATAATGCTagtaaaaaaattgtgaaaGTTATTTACGTACTTCAAGGTCGTGAAGAATTCGTTTTTTATCTGTGGCCATGCATGAATATATGAGCTGTGTGCATATATCTCAGGCATTTTATTAAGAGAAAAGAGAATTCATCAAGCATGATAGTGCTAATTAACGAAACGAATGAAATAAAGATGTGCGGCCTAGTACTACTTACCGGGAAGTTGTAGCGACTGTGCAGTTCTTCTTTCCATTCACCTGGATCCTTCTTGATGAAGTACTCATTCCAAACCCTGCCCGTCCAAAGAAAATGAATAAATAAGTTATTCCATGATATATATAAGtatcatatactccctccatttcaaattactTGTCACTGTTGACTTTTGATTGCAACatttgaccattcgtcttattcaaaaaattagtACAAATATGTAAAACACCAAGTTATACTTAAAATACCTTTGATGATGAAGTAAGTCACAAACAAGACAAATAATGTATacataattttttgaataagacgaatggtcaaatATTGTGATCAAAAGTCAACAGTGACAagtaatttggaacggagagagtataGTGCGATGACTTTAATTACTTCttgagcaacattattatgctTTCATATTCCTTGGGGTTTCCCCTCTCTGAGTCCAGGACACTTACATTTGAACTGTCAACGCGAATGACTAGCAGAATCCAGTGATAGCTGCACGTTTATACGCAAGCATAACCCATATTAGTATAAGCAAAATATAGAGAATGTGTACCGAGACAGTAACTAACACTAACTTGAACTGGTAAGGGAATATTACGTTCGATTTGAAAAATTGTCCATCCAAGAAAAATTTAATGTTATTCTCTGTGTCTTTGGGGTGATTTTTCCATCAGTATTGCAACCCATATATCCTAAGTCCTAACTCTGACCGGGAAACCATAACTAGTCTGTCATTCGATACGTTAAGGAAACCACCACTACATATAGGATACCATTGATTCCGTGAACCCTATATTACAGTTGGCATCTGCAATAGAAAGAACAACACAAAATAGAGGTCAAAATAGAAGCAATGAAAGAAAGAGAGATCAACATAATTTTTTTGACGAATCGAGAGATCAACATAATATTACGTTGTACGAATAAGAGGAACCAGGAAAAAGGCTACTACCACAATCAGTGTTACAAAGACAAGTAAATAAATAATGCATGGTGACTTGTCTTGCCCTTCCAATAATGCACAACTTGTCAGGATTCCAAAACCACCTTTCATGACACTAGTACTTGAATATCCTGACAGGAGTTATGCACCAATAACTCCACACCAGGATGAAGTGTACGCTTATATATACTTGGAGGCCTACAAGTTTTCCTTCGTCGATAGAAGGAACACAAATTAGTGACCAAAGAGCGTGAACAGAAAAAAACATAATAATCATATCCTCTCTTAGGAATAGAGCTCTTTTACGGTGCACCATACCACCCTATACCATTATTTGAAAAGGACTAGTATGAAAGGATCCGACGGTTGAGATTAATTGTATACCACTAAAATTTGCACTTGTGGTATAGGTGGTATACATGGGTGGCAGTGTATAGGGTATTATTGGAAAATTTATCTCGGTGGAAAAGTGAAAAACGTCATGCGTGGGAAAACAACGTTCGGAGAAAAAAATTGCAGTACCAAAAataacatattttttttataattacaGATTTACCCATTCCAAGAAAATACTTATACCTTATACCACCACCGTAAAAAAGCCCTAGGAATAAGAGGCACCGGAAAAAATGCTTCCGCAAAAGCTTTTGATTCTTCCATGTGGAATTGCATGTCAATTTAGACGGTGTCGGATTTTGAGGCCCGGACAGTCCACAGGGGGCTACCCACGTGGTTGATTCATAGGTAAAGGGGATCGCAGGACTAAGAACGCTAATGGTGAATGCAAAGAGCACACGAGACAAGGgattttagacaggttcgggcctcCGGAGAGTAAAATCCTACATCCTgtttggtggtttgtattgctgGGTTGCTGTGCGCAAGAGAGTCGATGTCCTTTGCCTGGCAGACtagggtttacaaggtcggtgGGCCTTGGGCTCAGGTCGGTTACAATCTAGAGTCTATCTACTTCGGATTACAAACAAGATCCCATGATATCCGGACTGGTTGGCGCCGCATCCGGCGTCTTGACTTGCACGCCAAACCTTCATCATCCTTGGGCCCGCTTGCCAGGTCGGGCGGGCCCACTGGCAGGTCGGCGGGTCTTTTGacaggccggccccacttgtcagggGCGGCCGGGAGTCTGGTCGGTGGGGACCCATGGGGTACCCTTATCCCTCAAGCCCCCGAGCGACGTGTAGGCGAAGCGGGTCTTGAAGGCGTCATGACGAAGCTTGAATCAAGCCGGCTGAAGTCTTGACATCAACAAACCGGAGAGGGTGCGCGACGCTCAAAATAGAAGAAATGCCGAGTGTAGCGAGGTCGAGTGCCGAACCGTCGGAGGTACTCCTCCGGGAGGTCGAagcgaaggaagaagaaggaaggcgGCGCAAGACGTAGTCCGTAGGAGTAGCCCCCGACCATTGAAGCGATTAGTATAATCGGTTCAATGGTCAATAACTGTCTTCATGTGGTTTGGAGCGAAGCGCCATCTTCAGAATCGATGCATAGAGTCATAGGGGGCACTGTGTAGTCACTGGCCAGAGTTCCACCCGGATAAAACAAGAGCGGCCGGTTTGTCATCAGGTAATGGAGGCGCGCCATGTTTCATCACGGGCGAACAAGAGCCCGGACTTCACTTGCCAGCAGCAACCCGTGGATAAGCACAGCCTGGGCTGGcgagggctataaataggggtatcACCCGAGAGGCGAAGCACCATCTAAGGTAGTAGGAGATGAAGGATCCTCACAGCTGTAGTTACATTGAGCTGCAGGCATGCGTGCGTCCACCAGAACATGAAGTAAGAGTCTTGAAGAGCTTGgagctagaagaatgcttgcgaataGTGAAGGCCTCGATCAGCCTCTTCTGCCGGCCACATCGTTGGATATGTGCGAggcccgaggtgatgctggagcTCCGAGCTGGTAGTCAGTGTTGGATAAAGCCTGCCGGCAAGGGGATCCCTCAGCTATCGGCGAGGGAAGTCTTCACAAGGATCCGGAAGCTAGAAGAAAACTTGCGATGCGACCTAGTATAGCAGGAAGCATAGCAAAAGTCGCGTAGGGCAGATCTGGATCATTAGCACCTCCGTAACGGTGGTGTACCTGTTTGTATCTTGTAATTAGTCGAAGACCAAGTCCT
The nucleotide sequence above comes from Panicum virgatum strain AP13 chromosome 3K, P.virgatum_v5, whole genome shotgun sequence. Encoded proteins:
- the LOC120699615 gene encoding disease resistance protein Pik-2-like isoform X2, whose amino-acid sequence is MEAALVSASTGVMKPLLSKLTKLLEHECVKVKGVGKQIRFLRDELSAMNATLQMLADVEQLNPQMRDWRDKLRELAYDLEDCVDAFMVRVDNERDVPSGFIKRFFRKLKKLKERHEIANEIEEHKACVIEASERRKRYNFFEATSITNTSVVDPRLPALYVEIDKLVGIDGPKMDIIEWLTAETKDSSKELKVLSLVGCGGIGKTTLANQVYQSVKSQFSCAAFVSVSRNPDVKKILRDMAKGLGITDNTLDYDEQQLINKLREHLMNKRYLLVVDDVWDGKPWETIKLPLVNENCGSRIITTTRSIAVASCLSSESNNVYKMKPLSFDDSRRLLFKRAFGSENISFTHLGSVPDEILRKCDGLPLAIIAISSMLADQHAKCEWDRVLNDIGSALAKKPGAENMTTILSMSYFDIPHRQRTCLLYLSVFPEDSVIEKQCLITRWIAEGFIQEQEGRTKYEIGGGYFNDLINRSMIQPIDVEYGEAEACRVHDIILDYLKCKAVEENFVTSLDSAEHAYTSEYKIRRLCLNNCNEEHVALWGSVVLSHVRSVTIFGQPLQTSLLRSAVVRLLDLGDCSDMSDLHLSSIEKLLHLKYLRVSSCSITELPGKIGELQHLQTLDVRYTRIKELPPDA